Part of the Musa acuminata AAA Group cultivar baxijiao chromosome BXJ2-7, Cavendish_Baxijiao_AAA, whole genome shotgun sequence genome is shown below.
CAGCTATAGCCTATAGAACTAAGTAATGTGGCAATCCACAGTAAGAACTCCTTGTCCTCTTCGGTGACTTGTATTCCTCCATGTTCTTAAAGGTCAACAATGGAGAACGTAGGTTAGGAGGGTGAAAGTGCACAGGATATCCACAACGTAAATAAAGCATTGCACGGTGGCTTTGTAATACGTGCAAAGATCTGATTGAAGGTAATCAACATCGGCATTGGGATTCTCATCAACATTAGTAGGAACAGTAAAAGAAGCTACACAGTAGAACCATGAAAGACCGAGCTCCACACATCAGGCTACTGGCAGAGCAGCAATGGATCCTGAGATCGATGGTCCAACAAAGATGGACGCATCATGTATCCATGGATTCCCTCTCCCTCTAGTAGAGCAGTCATCAAGGTCACTGACAAGATTAGATCTTTATAGTTGATGTAATCTTTGCTGATACTTATATTTTATGGGCTTCATCGAATCATAACTCTTATGAACTGAGCCCAACCTATGCAGCAGTAAATTTAATGCAGTCATTCTgtgcaagttttgcttttctAGTCTGATCATAAATGGATTCCAAGTGTTGACCAGGATCTAACCTTCCCGGTGCTATTATCATCACACACAGCCTTGGGGTCAAACCTCACTGGAGACCAAACACTTGGAGACAGGCAGAACATGTGAGGGGGGCCCACCAAGCAACAGGAAAATTGACGTCTGCAGTGGGCCCCCATCTCCATCCAGGTGTGTGAGCTTTGTCAAACCCTAGATCTTGACTTGTGCACCCTTCTTCCATGCTTTGCACTCCGTCGCTGCCAGGGATTCGATGCATGTTTCAGACGACTGCCGGGAAGATAAGAACGATGCATAGTTGGGTTGGAATTAATCGAGGCCCTTCGGTCAATGACATCGCTGTCAGTGGTCTCCCAAGTGAATGACCAGTAATATCCACCCACGCCTGAGAGAACCATTACATATAGATTGGTGATAGGGCGGgcccaaggtcaaaatcacaagccAGCTAATTTTGACCACGGGACACGATTCCGTGGATCATCCATCCCTCCTTCTGTCAACTATTTCTATTCGAATTGATCTCTAAAGTTACTGGCGTAGGAATAGGGTTCATCATCTTGCCGCCAACCTCCACCCACTGGAATTAATATACGGCTTTAAGCGCGGAAGAAGTTGTTGACTGCCGAACGACCAATAAGAATCAGCCAAGTTGGACGCTCATGAACACGAAGTCAAAATGCTCAACGTCGATTGCAAGGGACAGTTAAATAATCCACATAGAGACCCTACAGAGATTGCACTCCTCGTCAAAAGCATTGTAACAGTGGCCGTTTGAACCTATTTATGTTGATCGATGATGACCACAAGATGGTTGACCCGCCACCACGAAGTCCAGCTGCCGAATTCGTAAGTGTGGATCCTACACCCACTTCCGGTCTCGCACATCTCACACGGATGAAGAAAGAGATGCTGGTCTCACGTCGCTTTCACAGCTGACACCAGTCAACGACAGTAGCGGCCCGCATCTTTTGACTTTACTGACACGTCTCCGGAGGCAAAGGCGACGACACACACGGATCTCAAACCCATCTCCAATCCGACTCACAACCAACCACGACACGACAAAAGGCTTCACTTGCCCCGATGACACACCGTACCCCGTCGAGTCAAaatttcctccttttttttttttctttgccaacgtaaaaaaaatgaaacattttgacaGATATCATCGGAGCATCTCGGTCCACAGAGAGGGAAAAAGAAAGGGGATATGGCTACATGGAAGCCTGAAGGAGATGATCGGCGCCCTCagaaggcggaggcggaggcggtgaCGGGCTCGGGCGCCGCGACGGTGGCGGCGCTCGGAGTGTGGCGGTGCTCGCCCTCGTACGTGACGATCAGCATCGTGGGGTCGTCCGGCGCCCGCTCCACGTGCTTCCTCGCCGGGCATCCACGCAGCGTGCTGCACTTGTAGTAACCCCTGAGACGACCACGGTGTGAGGAACGGGGGTTAGATCGAACTGCAGCCGTTTGATGGAAATCGGACGGGCATAGGAGGGGAAGGAAGGGGCGTACGTACCTGGGATATGGAGATCCCTTGATCGGTTTCTGCCCGTACTTGCGCCACGAGTACTCGTCCGGCGGGATGTCGGCCAGCTTCGAGCTTATTGCCGGCACGCGTATCGTCCGCTTCACCCGTGATTTCCTGTTTTGTATACGAGTCTAGTTAGATGCAAAGCTACGGCGTAGGTTTCGTAGAGCGCGCTAATCAAAGATCACGGCTTGCTAATTTGCTTCCTTGCATCTCGCACCTTCTCTTGGAGCAGTGGCAGCGAGAGCCGGGGATGGCGTACTTGCCGGCGACGTGCTCGGAGTTGGTGTGGCCGTGCTCGTGGCACCGCCGACTGATTGTGGACGAGAATGGAGGCTTTCCGGCGGATACGGCCGCCGCAGGCGGGGGGAGGAGGAAGGATGAGGCGCCTGGCCTGCCGTTCGACACGCTGCCGTCGCCGGTGACGGACGACATGAACGAGGATGTCGCCGAAGACATTGGCTTCGAGATGCTGAAGCACTCCTTGCTGAACCGGCTCGGTGCCGACACCTCGCAGGTGGCGACCGGCTCGGTGAAGTCCAGTGTCAACGGTCGGGAAGGTGGCGGCAGGGGATGGTGGGGAGGCTTTACCCGGAGCGGGATCGGGGCGAGGGTCAGGGTCTTCGCTGCTTCGGGGAGCGACGGCTCGACCGACGGCTCCGTAGGTGGCGGCGCCGTGGGGCTGCGGCGGAAGCGGGCGTGGCCGGTGCGGTTGAGAATCGATATGACTTTCTTGAACTTGGAGACGGCGTGGTCGGTGATATCGCGGCagtctagctgctgctgctgggaGAGACGGCTGATGAGGTGCTCCATGGAGCGGATCCCGGCGGCTGCCGCCTCTTGGATGGCGATCTGGTCGTCCATCTTGGCGTACCCCATCAGATCAACGGCCATCGTTCCCAGATCGGAACCCTGTCAAGAGAGCATGGGAAAGTGAAGAGGCCGAAGTAGCGAGGGCGGAGAAAGAGGAACAAGGAGGCTGTCTTATAACGACGAAGTGGAAGAGGACCTCTATTATTGAAGTCAAAGGTGACCCATCCGACGGCTGTGATCGATTACTTTTTCTTCGTGATGGGATCGAAATCAGAAACGTTTATATTCCCTTGGAGACATCCATGTCGTGCGCCGACTGAGCCCACAGCCATGTATCCATAAAGATTGTGACACGTCAGAGGTAACTCGGGCCGTCAAGCTAGATCTCGGTCGAAAAGATGGAAGGAGTTTCTCTGTACCCATCTGTGTTTACTCGTTTACTCCATTAGAGATGATATGGTCTGCGTCCGTGGGACCACCGATTGGTGCAACCGCGGAGTGTGGGTCAGAAATTGGGTGAGATTAACGGGTGCAGACAGGCGCCTCTCCTCTTCCATGGTTTTGGTGGACTTTTGTCGCGCGAGTTTTCCGAAGGACAAAAGGAAATTAGGAACAAAGCATATTTACGCCGGTAAGACAGGAGGGGAGCTGTAGCATTGACTGTGAGTTGTTGCCAAGATTGCCCCTTCATATTATTTTATCGATCGTCTTCAAATGGGTGAAAGTAGCATCTCATGTTGATGTCGGAGAGGGTGGACTTTCTGGGCAAAAGCTGGAGTGGTTGGCTTCGGTAGTGACCCATCCATCACGGGGAAATGTAACCCGTCAAGCAATACCGGGCGAAAAGGACCCATGCGAGCTGACCACGCAAAGGATTGGAAAGTGGACCCCAGCACTTGGTCGCGGAACTTGAGTGCGCCCGACGGTGGGCGGAGACTTGGGTTTCGTCTTGGCAGCTGCGAGTGTTGACCATAACTGACGCTCTTAGCCGTTGGATCATGAAATCGAACCGTTAACATGTAGTGCGTTATCACCTTGAGAAAGGCGCCTGTTGTTACCCAATTCCCCGGTGGGACTCATAGATCGACCGTCCTTCCCTCCCGCCCATTACATCTCGACCATCCGTTTAAGGATGATGGCTGAGACGAACGATAGTCGTTTAAGATGGTTAAATTCAAAACAAGAACCCGAAAAAGAAAAACGAGACACAAGCAAGTGTTAAATTGGGAGTAGAATGATACCAGAAATATCTATCTAATTTTCCGATTCATTTTTTGTAATTTCACATTGTTACAATTTAGGAATTCCAATTGACTTGATGTAGGATATCTATCCAATAGTCAATAGTGTGTGTGCCGTCGTCAGCTCTGACGAGCCTTACTTAAATGGGCTAAAAGATTAGGGTCTgaacattgcttagttggaaacccAGCCAAGCCCATGGGCGAAATATAAATGGTCAAGCAATTCCGGATTTTAATTTGTCGAGGAACTTACTGGAAACATAGAGACCATCGGGTGCGTGGCGATGGCATGAATAAATCTGATGTCTAACTAACCTGAATATGCTACTCACCACACGTCAGATAGAGATGATACCAATCTTCCACCTACTTGTTGTCCGCTGCTTCCCATTTCCATTTGTCTCGGTGCCTTCGCCTCACTTCAGTCCGCAAACATCCCACTCTTGACGATCGCGTCGCACTGCATTCCAAATTAAACCATCCACATTGATCCGACACGTGATCTTTGGACCTTTTCGCATCCCATCCCCCTTACCAATGATTCGAAGGAGATAATTTGCTGAATTCTTCCTGATTCTTATATGgccaaatattataaaaaaaaaaaatcaagtttccATTTGTTTCggtagagattttttttttgttttttatatttatgttaagtttttttttattttataaataaaataaaattatcctaATCTTAATCTCATCAATCTTGTCATCAGGCCTTACCTCTATCTCCATATGATCATGCCCTGGACATccttcatcattattattattattattattttttatcattgagGTAAAGGAGGTTATGGAttgtctctttctcctctccgatATGATATATGGTAAATCGTACATTCTTCTCGATAAAACTATACTTATGTCCTTCGTCTTTACTTTTTGAATCTATCGTCAATGACCTCAAGTTTCATATTAGATTCCTCATGAATTATAtgaataattatatttaaaaaaattatttgtgtatgaaataaaaaggataGTACGTggcgaaaaaacaaaaaaaaaaaaggtaaaaacgATTTTTTTTTTGGGGTCTACGTTGATCGACTGAGGTGGAAAAGTAATATTATCTCATAATGTGCCGTTCATTACCTTCTGATTTGTTAGGTTCGAATAGAAGATGGAAAGAAATGGCCCGGTGATCGATGCGAGGAAGGAGTTCACCTGCTCCATCTAATCACGTGTCGACCAACCAACGGACCACATCGCGTGGTATTCTAGCACAATTTTAAAGAGATTTGGTGGGCCGAGATGTACGACCTTGCACTCCACTCGACAGCTGATCCACTGCTTCTCTATTTACTCCTCGTGTCTCTTCTTCTTTATTGTCACACACGTCATGCCAGTAATGCTACGCCGCGGGTTCCACTATCCAGACTCATACAGAGTCCAGCTTGCCGTGCTGGCAATGTCATTTTCGTAATTTTATGATCTTCGATGTCAATATGACCGCCGTCTCTCCTCCCCTGCATCGCCCGTGGATTTAATTGCCATTTAGTGCGAGAGAGGAGGCTTCATCGGAGGAGATGAGCCCGACGACGGAGAAGCCGGCCGAGACAGCCACCGAGGccaccggaggaggaggaggaggaggagcactgCCTGCGGAGCCCGTCGGGGCCGCGCAGGACCCCTGCTACGACTGGCGACGGGACGCGATCGAGGGCGGCTCCCTTCGCCACGTTGATCTCCACACGGGCACCAACGGCTGGGCCTCC
Proteins encoded:
- the LOC103991925 gene encoding WRKY transcription factor WRKY51 encodes the protein MAVDLMGYAKMDDQIAIQEAAAAGIRSMEHLISRLSQQQQLDCRDITDHAVSKFKKVISILNRTGHARFRRSPTAPPPTEPSVEPSLPEAAKTLTLAPIPLRVKPPHHPLPPPSRPLTLDFTEPVATCEVSAPSRFSKECFSISKPMSSATSSFMSSVTGDGSVSNGRPGASSFLLPPPAAAVSAGKPPFSSTISRRCHEHGHTNSEHVAGKYAIPGSRCHCSKRRKSRVKRTIRVPAISSKLADIPPDEYSWRKYGQKPIKGSPYPRGYYKCSTLRGCPARKHVERAPDDPTMLIVTYEGEHRHTPSAATVAAPEPVTASASAF